A window from Hemicordylus capensis ecotype Gifberg chromosome 2, rHemCap1.1.pri, whole genome shotgun sequence encodes these proteins:
- the LOC128346363 gene encoding keratin, type II cytoskeletal 4-like isoform X1 — translation MSRQSCALSIGGGNRNFSSSSACFGGGNKVGFNTVSTTRGCSVRGGSGGGGFGSRSLYNLGGNKKISIGGFGGGGFGGGFGTCGRGGGGFGVGSGFGGGFGGGFGGGFDGTGGPGFPVCPPGGIKEVTINQSLLQPLNLEIDPEIQKVRSEETEQIKTLNNKFASFIDKVRFLEQQNKVLETKWRLLQEQGQGTGTGQKNLDQLYDVYIANLRRQQDCLQNERRGLDSELKNFQDLVEDYKNKYEEEINKRTAAENDFVLLKKDVDAAYMNKVELQAKLEALTDEINFQRCLCEAELSQMQQTVSDTSVVLQMDNNRNLDLDSIIAEVKAQYEEIAQKSRTEAESWYHCKYEELQASAGIHGDNLRDTKAEISELNRMIQRLRSEIDNVKKQCEKLQASIAEAEERGELALKDARDKLTELEEALQKAKEEMTRLLKEYQELMSVKMGLDMEISTYRKLLEGEESRMSGECQNAVSISVVGGTSTSAGGYGGGLCYGGGSGGLSGFSSGSGRGLCNKGIGACSVGGGYGSGGGSGSGGYGSGGTIVKKTTTSSTSFTSSSRKP, via the exons ATGTCTCGCCAGTCTTGTGCTCTTAGCATTGGAGGAGGGAACAGGAACTTCAGCTCCAGCTCTGCTTGTTTCGGGGGTGGGAACAAAGTTGGCTTCAACACTGTTTCCACGACCCGTGGATGCTCCGTCCGTGGTGGCAGCGGAGGTGGTGGTTTCGGCAGCAGGAGCCTATATAATCTAGGGGGCAACAAAAAAATCTCCATTGGtggctttggtggtggtggctttGGTGGTGGTTTTGGTACCTGTGGCCGAGGGGGTGGAGGCTTTGGAGTGGGCAGTGGCTTTGGTGGAGGGTTTGGTGGAGGGTTCGGAGGAGGATTTGATGGTACAGGCGGCCCTGGATTTCCAGTCTGCCCACCCGGGGGCATCAAAGAAGTGACCATCAACCAGAGCCTCCTGCAGCCCCTCAATCTGGAGATAGACCCCGAGATCCAAAAAGTGAGGTCAGAAGAGACGGAGCAGATCAAGACGCTCAACAACAAATTTGCCTCCTTCATTGACAAG GTCCGTTTTCTAGAGCAGCAGAATAAAGTTTTGGAGACCAAGTGGAGACTCTTGCAAGAACAGGGTCAAGGAACTGGCACTGGTCAAAAGAACCTTGACCAGCTTTATGATGTGTATATTGCCAACCTTCGGAGACAGCAGGATTGTCTTCAGAATGAGCGGAGAGGGTTGGATTCAGAGCTTAAAAACTTCCAAGACCTTGTGGAGGATTACAAGAACAA ATACGAAGAAGAAATCAACAAGCGCACTGCTGCAGAGAATGACTTTGTGCTCTTGAAAAAG GATGTGGACGCTGCTTACATGAACAAAGTAGAACTGCAGGCAAAGCTGGAAGCTTTGACAGATGAAATCAACTTCCAGAGATGTCTATGTGAAGCG GAACTGAGCCAGATGCAGCAGACCGTTTCCGACACCTCTGTTGTGCTTCAAATGGACAATAACCGAAACCTAGACTTGGACAGCATCATTGCAGAGGTCAAAGCTCAGTATGAAGAGATTGCCCAGAAGAGCCGAACAGAAGCAGAATCATGGTACCATTGCAAG TATGAAGAGTTGCAGGCATCAGCTGGAATACATGGTGACAACCTACGAGACACTAAGGCTGAGATCTCTGAGCTGAACCGAATGATTCAAAGGCTACGATCTGAAATAGACAATGTGAAGAAGCAG TGTGAGAAGCTGCAGGCCTCTATTGCAGAAGCTGAGGAGCGAGGTGAGCTGGCACTCAAGGATGCCAGGGACAAACTGACGGAACTGGAGGAAGCTCTGCAGAAGGCGAAGGAAGAAATGACCCGTCTCTTGAAGGAATATCAAGAGCTGATGAGTGTCAAGATGGGACTTGATATGGAAATCTCCACCTACAGGAAACtgctggaaggagaggaaagcag GATGTCTGGAGAGTGCCAAAATGCTGTGAGCATCT CTGTAGTTGGAGGTACTAGCACCTCTGCTGGCGGATATGGAGGAGGATTATGCTATGGAGGAGGATCTGGCGGTCTTAGTGGCTTCAGCTCTGGAAGTGGAAGAGGTCTGTGCAACAAAGGAATCGGAGCTTGCTCTGTAGGGGGAGGATATGGCTCCGGAGGAGGCTCCGGCTCCGGAGGATATGGTTCTGGAGGCACCATTGTGAAAAAAACCACCACATCATCCACCTCCTTCACGTCCTCAAGCAGGAAACCATAA
- the LOC128346363 gene encoding keratin, type II cytoskeletal 4-like isoform X2: MSRQSCALSIGGGNRNFSSSSACFGGGNKVGFNTVSTTRGCSVRGGSGGGGFGSRSLYNLGGNKKISIGGFGGGGFGGGFGTCGRGGGGFGVGSGFGGGFGGGFGGGFDGTGGPGFPVCPPGGIKEVTINQSLLQPLNLEIDPEIQKVRSEETEQIKTLNNKFASFIDKVRFLEQQNKVLETKWRLLQEQGQGTGTGQKNLDQLYDVYIANLRRQQDCLQNERRGLDSELKNFQDLVEDYKNKYEEEINKRTAAENDFVLLKKDVDAAYMNKVELQAKLEALTDEINFQRCLCEAELSQMQQTVSDTSVVLQMDNNRNLDLDSIIAEVKAQYEEIAQKSRTEAESWYHCKYEELQASAGIHGDNLRDTKAEISELNRMIQRLRSEIDNVKKQCEKLQASIAEAEERGELALKDARDKLTELEEALQKAKEEMTRLLKEYQELMSVKMGLDMEISTYRKLLEGEESRMSGECQNAVSISVVGGTSTSAGGYGGGLCYGGGSGGLSGFSSGSGRGGGYGSGGGSGSGGYGSGGTIVKKTTTSSTSFTSSSRKP; encoded by the exons ATGTCTCGCCAGTCTTGTGCTCTTAGCATTGGAGGAGGGAACAGGAACTTCAGCTCCAGCTCTGCTTGTTTCGGGGGTGGGAACAAAGTTGGCTTCAACACTGTTTCCACGACCCGTGGATGCTCCGTCCGTGGTGGCAGCGGAGGTGGTGGTTTCGGCAGCAGGAGCCTATATAATCTAGGGGGCAACAAAAAAATCTCCATTGGtggctttggtggtggtggctttGGTGGTGGTTTTGGTACCTGTGGCCGAGGGGGTGGAGGCTTTGGAGTGGGCAGTGGCTTTGGTGGAGGGTTTGGTGGAGGGTTCGGAGGAGGATTTGATGGTACAGGCGGCCCTGGATTTCCAGTCTGCCCACCCGGGGGCATCAAAGAAGTGACCATCAACCAGAGCCTCCTGCAGCCCCTCAATCTGGAGATAGACCCCGAGATCCAAAAAGTGAGGTCAGAAGAGACGGAGCAGATCAAGACGCTCAACAACAAATTTGCCTCCTTCATTGACAAG GTCCGTTTTCTAGAGCAGCAGAATAAAGTTTTGGAGACCAAGTGGAGACTCTTGCAAGAACAGGGTCAAGGAACTGGCACTGGTCAAAAGAACCTTGACCAGCTTTATGATGTGTATATTGCCAACCTTCGGAGACAGCAGGATTGTCTTCAGAATGAGCGGAGAGGGTTGGATTCAGAGCTTAAAAACTTCCAAGACCTTGTGGAGGATTACAAGAACAA ATACGAAGAAGAAATCAACAAGCGCACTGCTGCAGAGAATGACTTTGTGCTCTTGAAAAAG GATGTGGACGCTGCTTACATGAACAAAGTAGAACTGCAGGCAAAGCTGGAAGCTTTGACAGATGAAATCAACTTCCAGAGATGTCTATGTGAAGCG GAACTGAGCCAGATGCAGCAGACCGTTTCCGACACCTCTGTTGTGCTTCAAATGGACAATAACCGAAACCTAGACTTGGACAGCATCATTGCAGAGGTCAAAGCTCAGTATGAAGAGATTGCCCAGAAGAGCCGAACAGAAGCAGAATCATGGTACCATTGCAAG TATGAAGAGTTGCAGGCATCAGCTGGAATACATGGTGACAACCTACGAGACACTAAGGCTGAGATCTCTGAGCTGAACCGAATGATTCAAAGGCTACGATCTGAAATAGACAATGTGAAGAAGCAG TGTGAGAAGCTGCAGGCCTCTATTGCAGAAGCTGAGGAGCGAGGTGAGCTGGCACTCAAGGATGCCAGGGACAAACTGACGGAACTGGAGGAAGCTCTGCAGAAGGCGAAGGAAGAAATGACCCGTCTCTTGAAGGAATATCAAGAGCTGATGAGTGTCAAGATGGGACTTGATATGGAAATCTCCACCTACAGGAAACtgctggaaggagaggaaagcag GATGTCTGGAGAGTGCCAAAATGCTGTGAGCATCT CTGTAGTTGGAGGTACTAGCACCTCTGCTGGCGGATATGGAGGAGGATTATGCTATGGAGGAGGATCTGGCGGTCTTAGTGGCTTCAGCTCTGGAAGTGGAAGAG GGGGAGGATATGGCTCCGGAGGAGGCTCCGGCTCCGGAGGATATGGTTCTGGAGGCACCATTGTGAAAAAAACCACCACATCATCCACCTCCTTCACGTCCTCAAGCAGGAAACCATAA
- the LOC128346363 gene encoding keratin, type II cytoskeletal 4-like isoform X3, translating into MSRQSCALSIGGGNRNFSSSSACFGGGNKVGFNTVSTTRGCSVRGGSGGGGFGSRSLYNLGGNKKISIGGFGGGGFGGGFGTCGRGGGGFGVGSGFGGGFGGGFGGGFDGTGGPGFPVCPPGGIKEVTINQSLLQPLNLEIDPEIQKVRSEETEQIKTLNNKFASFIDKVRFLEQQNKVLETKWRLLQEQGQGTGTGQKNLDQLYDVYIANLRRQQDCLQNERRGLDSELKNFQDLVEDYKNKYEEEINKRTAAENDFVLLKKDVDAAYMNKVELQAKLEALTDEINFQRCLCEAELSQMQQTVSDTSVVLQMDNNRNLDLDSIIAEVKAQYEEIAQKSRTEAESWYHCKYEELQASAGIHGDNLRDTKAEISELNRMIQRLRSEIDNVKKQCEKLQASIAEAEERGELALKDARDKLTELEEALQKAKEEMTRLLKEYQELMSVKMGLDMEISTYRKLLEGEESRMSGECQNAVSISVVGGTSTSAGGYGGGLCYGGGSGGLSGFSSGSGRGGSGSGGYGSGGTIVKKTTTSSTSFTSSSRKP; encoded by the exons ATGTCTCGCCAGTCTTGTGCTCTTAGCATTGGAGGAGGGAACAGGAACTTCAGCTCCAGCTCTGCTTGTTTCGGGGGTGGGAACAAAGTTGGCTTCAACACTGTTTCCACGACCCGTGGATGCTCCGTCCGTGGTGGCAGCGGAGGTGGTGGTTTCGGCAGCAGGAGCCTATATAATCTAGGGGGCAACAAAAAAATCTCCATTGGtggctttggtggtggtggctttGGTGGTGGTTTTGGTACCTGTGGCCGAGGGGGTGGAGGCTTTGGAGTGGGCAGTGGCTTTGGTGGAGGGTTTGGTGGAGGGTTCGGAGGAGGATTTGATGGTACAGGCGGCCCTGGATTTCCAGTCTGCCCACCCGGGGGCATCAAAGAAGTGACCATCAACCAGAGCCTCCTGCAGCCCCTCAATCTGGAGATAGACCCCGAGATCCAAAAAGTGAGGTCAGAAGAGACGGAGCAGATCAAGACGCTCAACAACAAATTTGCCTCCTTCATTGACAAG GTCCGTTTTCTAGAGCAGCAGAATAAAGTTTTGGAGACCAAGTGGAGACTCTTGCAAGAACAGGGTCAAGGAACTGGCACTGGTCAAAAGAACCTTGACCAGCTTTATGATGTGTATATTGCCAACCTTCGGAGACAGCAGGATTGTCTTCAGAATGAGCGGAGAGGGTTGGATTCAGAGCTTAAAAACTTCCAAGACCTTGTGGAGGATTACAAGAACAA ATACGAAGAAGAAATCAACAAGCGCACTGCTGCAGAGAATGACTTTGTGCTCTTGAAAAAG GATGTGGACGCTGCTTACATGAACAAAGTAGAACTGCAGGCAAAGCTGGAAGCTTTGACAGATGAAATCAACTTCCAGAGATGTCTATGTGAAGCG GAACTGAGCCAGATGCAGCAGACCGTTTCCGACACCTCTGTTGTGCTTCAAATGGACAATAACCGAAACCTAGACTTGGACAGCATCATTGCAGAGGTCAAAGCTCAGTATGAAGAGATTGCCCAGAAGAGCCGAACAGAAGCAGAATCATGGTACCATTGCAAG TATGAAGAGTTGCAGGCATCAGCTGGAATACATGGTGACAACCTACGAGACACTAAGGCTGAGATCTCTGAGCTGAACCGAATGATTCAAAGGCTACGATCTGAAATAGACAATGTGAAGAAGCAG TGTGAGAAGCTGCAGGCCTCTATTGCAGAAGCTGAGGAGCGAGGTGAGCTGGCACTCAAGGATGCCAGGGACAAACTGACGGAACTGGAGGAAGCTCTGCAGAAGGCGAAGGAAGAAATGACCCGTCTCTTGAAGGAATATCAAGAGCTGATGAGTGTCAAGATGGGACTTGATATGGAAATCTCCACCTACAGGAAACtgctggaaggagaggaaagcag GATGTCTGGAGAGTGCCAAAATGCTGTGAGCATCT CTGTAGTTGGAGGTACTAGCACCTCTGCTGGCGGATATGGAGGAGGATTATGCTATGGAGGAGGATCTGGCGGTCTTAGTGGCTTCAGCTCTGGAAGTGGAAGAG GAGGCTCCGGCTCCGGAGGATATGGTTCTGGAGGCACCATTGTGAAAAAAACCACCACATCATCCACCTCCTTCACGTCCTCAAGCAGGAAACCATAA